One Streptomyces sp. RPA4-2 genomic window carries:
- a CDS encoding RNA polymerase sigma factor, whose product MTAQHFRDVYEECCPRVLAYATSLVGRQVGEDITSETFTIAWRRVRDLPDPALPWLLGVARNLVRELRRRDSHQYALAAAEAQRITSGARVDVGDDVAAVVTEREAALQALAGLPEADRELLTLIAWQGLSARQAAQVLGCTTATLTVRLYRARRRLESALEPSSVLDRAPVPVAVSRPERPSLAKTANSAPTVPSRTPLIAKEH is encoded by the coding sequence GTGACAGCGCAACATTTCCGGGACGTCTACGAGGAGTGCTGTCCGCGCGTCCTCGCCTACGCCACGAGCCTGGTGGGACGGCAGGTGGGGGAGGACATCACCAGCGAGACCTTCACCATCGCCTGGAGGCGGGTACGAGATCTGCCGGACCCCGCGCTGCCATGGCTCCTGGGCGTGGCCCGCAACCTGGTGCGCGAGCTCCGACGCCGGGACAGCCATCAGTACGCCCTCGCCGCCGCGGAGGCCCAGCGCATCACCAGTGGCGCCCGGGTGGACGTCGGTGATGACGTCGCGGCGGTCGTGACCGAACGGGAAGCCGCACTGCAGGCCCTGGCCGGCCTGCCCGAGGCCGACCGGGAGCTGCTGACACTGATCGCCTGGCAGGGGCTGAGTGCCAGACAGGCCGCACAGGTCCTGGGCTGCACCACCGCGACGCTGACCGTCCGGCTGTACCGGGCGCGCCGTCGTCTGGAAAGCGCCCTGGAACCGTCCTCCGTCCTGGACAGGGCACCCGTACCGGTCGCGGTGTCCCGGCCGGAGCGGCCGTCCTTGGCCAAGACGGCGAATTCCGCGCCGACCGTCCCGTCCCGCACCCCACTGATCGCAAAGGAGCACTGA
- a CDS encoding CU044_5270 family protein, whose amino-acid sequence MKNSNGRSGRPDVMQVLAGARPDELDPSRLANSPRQREDLDRIMAGAAEIGATRSQVRVRLRGGIRPLGAATALAAVAASVVVVSTVDQREPSGRPSAHPRSSTATAGSSSSAPDLHVDGRLELLSAAKKAETSATGGTYWQTTTRSENVEVAGEKGGFFAVRTTSTEQWSVGVRAGAQSLMVSGLDSVTEPRTKADEARWRAAGSPHTVKFEVKNSVGTNTLGLTMGTSRPMVMRTNVDDKIYALGPRNVSYQDLAELPSRSGELRHYLERLYAADSGDGTGAGRTAWELRQAANLITMPVKPAVRAAAYRVMADLPGVGLRGRVSDPLGRTGVGVVFPGTDRTPLGITEQWLVVDRSTGAMLSEQQVLVEPSARAREAGLKAGATLNYQATTRMSWGEHQITVPENAHH is encoded by the coding sequence GTGAAGAACAGCAACGGACGGTCTGGGCGGCCCGACGTCATGCAGGTGCTCGCGGGGGCCCGGCCCGACGAACTGGATCCGTCCCGCCTCGCCAACTCCCCGCGTCAGCGCGAGGACCTGGACCGCATCATGGCCGGGGCGGCGGAGATTGGCGCGACCCGCTCCCAGGTACGGGTGCGCCTGCGCGGCGGGATCAGGCCGCTCGGAGCTGCCACGGCTCTCGCGGCCGTCGCCGCGTCCGTGGTGGTCGTGAGCACGGTCGACCAACGGGAGCCGTCCGGACGTCCGTCCGCACATCCGCGGTCCTCCACCGCCACGGCGGGGTCGAGTTCGTCGGCGCCGGACCTCCACGTCGACGGCCGCCTCGAACTGCTCAGCGCGGCGAAGAAGGCGGAGACGTCGGCCACGGGGGGAACGTACTGGCAGACCACCACGCGGTCGGAGAACGTCGAGGTCGCCGGTGAGAAGGGGGGATTCTTCGCCGTGCGCACCACGTCGACCGAACAGTGGTCCGTGGGGGTGCGCGCCGGGGCCCAGAGCCTCATGGTCTCCGGTCTGGACTCCGTGACCGAGCCGCGCACCAAGGCGGACGAGGCGCGCTGGCGGGCCGCGGGCTCACCTCACACGGTGAAGTTCGAGGTCAAGAACTCGGTCGGAACGAACACGCTGGGCCTCACGATGGGCACCAGTCGGCCCATGGTCATGCGGACGAACGTGGACGACAAGATCTACGCCCTCGGCCCACGCAACGTCTCGTATCAGGACCTGGCTGAACTTCCCTCCAGGAGCGGAGAGTTGCGTCACTACTTGGAGCGGCTGTACGCGGCGGACAGCGGTGACGGGACCGGTGCCGGGCGCACGGCCTGGGAACTGCGCCAGGCGGCCAACCTCATCACGATGCCGGTGAAACCCGCTGTACGGGCCGCCGCGTATCGGGTGATGGCGGATCTGCCCGGCGTCGGACTGCGGGGGCGGGTCTCCGACCCGCTGGGTCGTACAGGCGTCGGTGTGGTGTTCCCCGGTACGGACCGGACCCCACTGGGGATCACGGAACAGTGGCTGGTCGTGGACCGGTCCACCGGCGCGATGCTCAGCGAGCAGCAGGTGTTGGTCGAACCGTCGGCGCGGGCCCGGGAAGCGGGCCTCAAGGCGGGCGCGACGCTGAACTACCAGGCGACGACCCGGATGAGCTGGGGCGAGCACCAGATCACGGTGCCGGAGAACGCCCACCACTGA
- a CDS encoding L,D-transpeptidase family protein: MVSGCVALVTRTGHGERLSVRADDTNAGQETRTREPSASATTSPPVTPVPRKLPGVGPGTLAHIPRRTRQVLLVTGDGRNSSRSRAVLYRRTGAGWEPGPVWQAHNAFKGWTHDHHAGDLRSPVGVFTLTDAGGRLADPGSGLPYDRSGGFTVRGTGFEGEPLAGSFDYVIAINYNHRPGTSPLDWTRPMGAGKGGGIWLHVDHGGPTHGCVSLGEGHMKELLRNLDPAQHPVIVMGDAPSLTA; encoded by the coding sequence ATGGTGAGCGGGTGCGTAGCCCTCGTGACAAGAACCGGCCACGGTGAGCGGTTGTCCGTGCGGGCGGACGACACGAACGCGGGACAGGAGACACGTACTCGGGAGCCGTCCGCTTCCGCCACCACCAGTCCACCGGTGACGCCGGTCCCGAGGAAGCTCCCCGGCGTGGGGCCCGGCACGCTGGCCCACATACCCCGTCGGACCCGCCAGGTATTGCTGGTCACAGGCGACGGCAGGAACTCCTCGAGGTCCCGTGCGGTGCTGTACCGCCGCACCGGCGCGGGCTGGGAGCCCGGCCCTGTCTGGCAGGCTCACAACGCCTTCAAGGGCTGGACGCATGATCACCACGCCGGCGATCTCCGCTCCCCGGTCGGCGTCTTCACGCTCACGGACGCGGGCGGCCGACTCGCCGACCCAGGGAGCGGGTTGCCCTACGACCGCTCGGGAGGCTTCACCGTGCGCGGTACGGGATTCGAGGGTGAGCCACTCGCAGGATCCTTCGACTACGTCATCGCGATCAACTACAACCACCGGCCCGGTACCTCCCCGCTGGACTGGACCCGCCCGATGGGTGCCGGCAAGGGGGGAGGCATCTGGCTGCACGTCGACCACGGCGGCCCCACGCACGGATGCGTCAGCCTTGGCGAGGGCCACATGAAGGAACTGCTGCGCAACCTCGACCCCGCTCAGCACCCGGTGATCGTCATGGGAGACGCGCCCTCGCTCACCGCCTGA
- the rph gene encoding rifamycin-inactivating phosphotransferase, with the protein MIEQYVWDLQEVDGMPVAAVGGKGAHLGGLSRIEGIRVPAGFCVTTDAFRRIMADVPSIDERLDRLSRSDPDDREAIRTLSAQIRRTIEEIAVPDDLAAAITRALARLGEQAACAVRSSATAEDLPTASFAGQQDTYLNVVGPTAILQHVSRCWASLFTERAVTYRRRNGIDHRAVHMAVVVQQMVFPRAAGILFTADPVTGNRKVATVDAGFGLGEALVSGLVNPDVFKVRHGEVVARAIAAKQRAVHALPSGGTEEVAIDSRLQEQPALTDAQAVRLVRLGRRIEAHFGRPQDIEWCLVGDEFEIVQSRPITTLFPIPESDDQANHVYVSVGHQQMMTDPMKPLGVSMWQLTAMAPMHEAGGRLFVDVAGRLASPASRAALLDVMGRGDPLVRDALETVLERDGFVPTLPEAGPGGPPAARASASIDTDPAIVTELIERSRTSTAALERDIRTKTGPALFDFLLESFQEHKRVLSDPLSMQAIMAGMEATWWLNDKLGEWLGEKNAADTLTLSAPGNVTSEMGLALLDVADVIRPRPEVVAFLRGVEDEGFLDELPKLAGGTEARDAIESYLDRYGMRCVGEIDITRPRWSERPTTLVPVILDNVRNFEPGAAGRRFEQGRQKAREKEQDVLSRLRALPDGDRKADEAQRMIDRVRTFIGYREYPKYGIISRYFVYKRALLAEAERLVRADVLPEQEDVFYLTFQELHDVVRSNQVDGRLIQQRKDAFRSYHALTPPRVLTSDGEAVTGAYRRDDVPVGALTGLPVSAGTIEGRARVILDMAEADLEAGDILVTTFTDPSWSPLFVGIAGLVTEVGGLMTHGAVIAREYGLPAVVGVDQATRLIRDGQRIRVHGTDGYVEFLP; encoded by the coding sequence ATGATCGAGCAGTACGTGTGGGATCTTCAAGAGGTCGACGGTATGCCGGTCGCGGCCGTCGGCGGCAAGGGCGCCCACCTGGGCGGGCTGTCGCGGATCGAAGGCATCCGCGTACCGGCCGGCTTCTGCGTGACGACGGACGCCTTCCGGCGGATCATGGCGGACGTGCCGTCGATCGACGAGCGGCTCGACCGGTTGTCGCGCTCGGACCCGGACGACCGGGAGGCGATCCGCACGCTCAGCGCGCAGATCCGCCGGACCATCGAAGAGATCGCCGTCCCGGACGATCTCGCGGCCGCGATCACCCGTGCGCTCGCCCGGCTCGGCGAGCAGGCCGCCTGCGCCGTCCGGTCCAGCGCGACGGCGGAGGACCTGCCGACGGCCTCCTTCGCCGGCCAGCAGGACACGTACCTGAACGTCGTGGGGCCGACGGCGATCCTCCAGCACGTCAGCCGGTGCTGGGCCTCGCTGTTCACCGAGCGGGCGGTGACCTACCGCCGGCGGAACGGTATCGACCACCGCGCGGTCCACATGGCCGTGGTCGTGCAGCAGATGGTCTTCCCACGGGCGGCCGGCATCCTGTTCACGGCCGACCCCGTCACGGGCAACCGGAAGGTCGCCACCGTGGACGCCGGCTTCGGCCTCGGCGAGGCCCTGGTCTCCGGCCTGGTGAACCCGGACGTCTTCAAGGTGCGACACGGCGAAGTCGTCGCCAGGGCGATCGCCGCCAAACAGCGTGCTGTTCACGCCCTGCCGTCCGGCGGTACGGAGGAAGTGGCGATCGACTCGCGGCTCCAGGAGCAGCCGGCGCTGACGGATGCGCAGGCCGTACGGCTCGTGCGGCTCGGGCGGCGGATCGAAGCGCACTTCGGCCGCCCGCAGGACATCGAATGGTGCCTGGTCGGGGACGAATTCGAGATCGTTCAGAGCCGCCCGATCACGACGCTGTTCCCCATCCCCGAGAGCGACGACCAGGCGAATCACGTCTACGTCTCGGTCGGTCATCAGCAGATGATGACCGATCCCATGAAGCCTCTGGGCGTCTCCATGTGGCAGCTGACGGCCATGGCGCCGATGCACGAGGCCGGCGGGAGACTGTTCGTCGACGTCGCCGGGCGCCTGGCCTCGCCCGCGAGCCGCGCCGCTCTCCTGGACGTCATGGGGAGAGGCGATCCGCTGGTCAGGGACGCTCTGGAGACCGTCCTCGAGCGCGACGGTTTCGTCCCGACGCTCCCGGAGGCGGGTCCCGGCGGGCCGCCGGCCGCCCGTGCCTCCGCCTCGATCGATACCGATCCGGCCATCGTCACCGAGCTGATCGAGCGTAGCCGGACGTCCACCGCGGCCCTGGAGCGCGACATCCGGACGAAGACCGGACCGGCGTTGTTCGACTTCCTGCTGGAGTCCTTCCAGGAGCACAAGCGAGTCCTCAGCGATCCGCTGAGCATGCAGGCGATCATGGCGGGGATGGAAGCCACATGGTGGCTCAACGACAAGCTGGGGGAGTGGCTGGGCGAGAAGAACGCGGCCGACACGCTCACGCTGTCCGCGCCCGGCAACGTCACGTCGGAGATGGGACTGGCACTGCTCGACGTCGCCGACGTGATCCGCCCGCGGCCGGAGGTGGTGGCGTTCCTGCGGGGCGTCGAGGACGAGGGCTTCCTGGACGAACTGCCGAAGCTCGCGGGCGGGACCGAGGCGCGCGACGCCATCGAGTCCTACCTCGACCGGTACGGCATGCGCTGCGTCGGCGAGATCGACATCACGAGGCCACGGTGGAGCGAGCGTCCCACCACGCTCGTGCCCGTGATCCTCGACAACGTCAGGAACTTCGAGCCGGGCGCCGCCGGGCGGCGCTTCGAACAAGGGCGGCAGAAGGCGCGGGAGAAGGAACAGGACGTGCTGTCACGCTTGCGGGCCCTGCCGGACGGGGACCGGAAAGCCGACGAGGCCCAGCGGATGATTGACCGGGTCAGGACCTTCATCGGGTACCGGGAGTACCCGAAGTACGGCATCATCAGCCGCTACTTCGTCTACAAGCGGGCCCTGTTGGCGGAGGCCGAGCGCCTCGTGCGGGCGGACGTTCTTCCCGAGCAGGAGGACGTCTTCTACCTCACGTTCCAGGAACTCCACGACGTCGTGCGCTCGAACCAGGTGGATGGCCGGCTCATCCAGCAGCGCAAGGACGCGTTCCGCTCCTACCACGCGCTCACACCGCCCCGGGTGCTCACATCGGATGGTGAGGCCGTCACCGGGGCGTACCGGCGCGACGACGTGCCGGTCGGCGCCCTGACCGGCCTGCCGGTCTCCGCCGGGACCATCGAGGGAAGGGCCCGCGTCATCCTCGACATGGCGGAGGCCGACCTCGAGGCGGGCGACATCCTGGTCACGACCTTCACGGACCCGAGCTGGTCGCCGTTGTTCGTCGGAATCGCGGGCCTGGTGACGGAGGTGGGCGGCCTGATGACCCATGGCGCGGTGATCGCCCGGGAGTACGGCTTGCCGGCCGTCGTGGGCGTGGATCAGGCCACCCGGCTGATCCGGGACGGGCAGCGGATCCGTGTGCACGGCACCGACGGGTACGTCGAGTTCCTGCCTTGA
- a CDS encoding dihydrofolate reductase family protein: protein MGLIHIELFATLDLVGQAPGGPEEDPVGFPFGGWQAPLVDEVSGAQIGAAYEGTDALLLGRRTYDIFAAYWPYQEGGEDNEIATLFNSVPKYVASRGRPDLSWAGSTQLGPDLAGAVREIRDRHEHVKVVGSLDLVQTLLREKLFDRLDLWVHPVVLGVGKKVFDGGAVPTNITLLEPPAAGPKGTVYLRYGLADGTPGTGDMSAPDRGAGRDD, encoded by the coding sequence ATGGGCCTCATCCACATCGAGCTGTTCGCGACCCTCGACCTCGTCGGGCAGGCGCCGGGCGGCCCTGAAGAGGACCCGGTGGGGTTCCCGTTCGGCGGCTGGCAGGCGCCACTGGTGGACGAGGTCTCCGGGGCGCAGATCGGTGCCGCGTACGAGGGCACGGACGCCCTCCTGCTCGGCCGGCGGACGTACGACATCTTCGCCGCCTACTGGCCGTACCAGGAGGGCGGCGAGGACAACGAGATCGCCACGCTCTTCAACAGCGTCCCGAAGTACGTGGCCTCCCGCGGCAGGCCCGACCTCTCGTGGGCCGGGTCCACGCAGCTCGGCCCGGATCTGGCCGGTGCGGTGCGCGAGATCCGTGACCGGCACGAGCACGTGAAGGTCGTCGGGAGCCTGGACCTGGTGCAGACCCTCCTGCGCGAGAAGCTCTTCGACCGTCTCGACCTCTGGGTGCACCCGGTCGTGCTCGGCGTCGGGAAGAAGGTGTTCGACGGTGGCGCGGTGCCCACGAACATCACACTCCTCGAACCGCCGGCAGCCGGTCCGAAGGGCACCGTGTACCTGCGTTACGGGCTCGCCGACGGCACGCCCGGGACGGGGGACATGAGCGCACCCGATCGCGGTGCCGGGCGCGACGACTGA
- a CDS encoding malonic semialdehyde reductase: MSLALDSTAQDLLFREARTANAFTDEPVTDDQVEAVYDLVKYGPTSMNQQPLRMVLVRSAEARERLVGYLSEGNRKKTAAAPLVVILAADLEFHEELPTQFPHFPQAKSLFAERAVREPSARLNASLQVGYFVIGVRAAGLAAGPMTGFDAEGIDKEFFSDGEHSVLAVVNIGRPGENAWFARSPRLAYEQVVTTV; encoded by the coding sequence ATGTCCCTCGCCCTCGATTCCACCGCCCAGGACCTCCTGTTCAGGGAGGCACGGACCGCCAACGCCTTCACCGACGAGCCGGTGACGGACGACCAGGTCGAGGCCGTCTACGACCTGGTCAAGTACGGCCCCACCTCCATGAACCAGCAGCCACTGCGTATGGTGCTGGTCCGTTCCGCCGAGGCGCGCGAGCGTCTGGTCGGGTACCTGTCCGAAGGCAACCGCAAGAAGACGGCGGCCGCCCCGCTCGTCGTCATCCTCGCCGCGGACCTCGAGTTCCACGAGGAACTGCCCACCCAGTTCCCGCACTTCCCCCAGGCCAAGAGTCTCTTCGCCGAGCGAGCGGTCCGCGAGCCGTCCGCGAGGCTCAACGCGTCCCTGCAGGTGGGCTACTTCGTCATCGGCGTCCGCGCCGCCGGCCTGGCCGCGGGGCCGATGACCGGATTCGACGCGGAGGGCATCGACAAGGAGTTCTTCAGCGACGGCGAGCACTCGGTCCTCGCCGTCGTCAACATCGGCAGACCGGGGGAGAACGCGTGGTTCGCACGCTCCCCACGGCTGGCCTACGAGCAGGTGGTCACCACCGTCTGA
- a CDS encoding AAA family ATPase, which yields MSSTDAGDQAGGRGKYALTGPRLRGRDREITAVREALDTVRGGRGACVVVEGAPGVGKSRLLRELDGMGRRSGFDVVSVRADELDQYAAGAALQSALQSSDGSHRAAAATDDQRLWLLDSITDALEDRAQHAPVAVLVDDAQWADPATLFVLRTLPGRLDASRILWVLAVRSDTERPTVARVRDDLERLGARWLTLGPLPLGDLQDIAADVLGARPSPGLARLLRAVAGNPFLAIELVRAFADTDAARTEAGEASLLHDGIPVSFRRSIAARLDRLPEDAVRLLQIGSVLGREFDLGTAARMLGRQVGSLLSGVEAALRAGLLSADGPRLAFRHDLIRQAVHENLPLAVRMALHREAADSLRGIGARSAEVAWHVVMSGGPVDDDAVTTLTTAVRELSSSAPDAAADLAQRVAGLLPAHDPRRITLLTDAAEYLGRTRRVHEALDLVDATLPEGLEPLQEANLRLVAAEIHQAAGDDAAAMTHLQQALDLPALPSDLRVRLLKTKATGHVYLGDITAAEQTGPWLVEASYRSHDPAVVVSAMVFQSQTSFYRGRLARALELAEEATRRAGTQSAALYLRPPRIPALWLATVLTATDRLADTERILREGQREAEALGLGWSLPLWHAARACALLEQGALDDAAVEAEASLMVAAELEITLPNPQARSVLALVEIRRGDLTKARDHLRAADTVFGTNTTQRYGPWVSLARAGVADAEGENGAAAAAVTAGFQSPEPARLLAVPPSHWPGIVRIALRGEDPSLARAVSGALRGLVAQDESRQIIGAVRAHVDGLLHGDPRALESAITGYRSAGRPLALAAACEDLGELLAGSAGTTPAIPYFEEAGRLAAASGAGRDQERIRGRLRRLGVRTAPVRIHTAGPPGLGSLTESERKLIPLVVEGLTNRAMADKLYVSVHTVNTHMKHIFTKLGINSRVELTRLAIEGAISPDGAD from the coding sequence ATGAGCAGCACAGACGCCGGCGACCAGGCAGGTGGGCGCGGGAAATACGCCCTGACCGGTCCGCGCCTGCGAGGACGGGACCGCGAGATCACTGCTGTCCGCGAAGCCCTGGACACGGTGCGTGGCGGACGAGGGGCCTGCGTCGTGGTGGAAGGCGCGCCAGGCGTCGGCAAGAGCCGGCTGCTCAGGGAACTGGACGGGATGGGGCGGCGGTCCGGGTTCGACGTGGTGTCGGTACGGGCCGACGAACTCGACCAGTACGCGGCGGGAGCCGCGCTGCAGTCCGCGCTGCAGTCCTCCGACGGTTCCCACCGAGCCGCCGCGGCCACCGACGACCAGCGGCTCTGGCTGCTGGACAGCATCACGGACGCTCTGGAGGACCGGGCTCAGCACGCCCCGGTGGCGGTCCTCGTGGACGACGCGCAATGGGCGGACCCCGCCACGCTCTTCGTCCTGCGCACCCTGCCCGGACGCCTGGACGCCTCACGGATCCTGTGGGTGCTGGCGGTACGGTCGGACACCGAGCGACCGACCGTGGCCAGAGTGCGGGACGACCTCGAACGCCTCGGAGCCCGCTGGCTGACCCTCGGCCCCCTGCCACTGGGGGACCTGCAGGACATCGCGGCAGACGTCCTCGGAGCGAGGCCGTCACCCGGTCTGGCCAGGCTTCTGCGAGCCGTCGCGGGCAATCCTTTCCTCGCCATCGAACTGGTACGCGCGTTCGCCGACACGGATGCCGCCAGAACGGAGGCGGGCGAGGCGAGCCTCCTGCACGACGGCATACCCGTCAGTTTCCGGCGGAGTATCGCCGCGCGTCTGGACCGACTTCCGGAGGACGCCGTACGCCTGCTCCAGATCGGGTCCGTCCTCGGCCGCGAATTCGACCTCGGCACGGCCGCCCGCATGCTCGGCAGACAGGTCGGCAGCCTGCTGTCGGGCGTCGAGGCCGCCCTGCGTGCCGGTCTGCTCTCGGCCGACGGCCCGCGACTCGCCTTCCGCCACGACCTCATCCGGCAGGCCGTCCACGAGAACCTGCCCTTGGCCGTACGCATGGCTCTGCACCGGGAAGCGGCCGACAGCCTGCGCGGCATCGGAGCACGATCGGCGGAGGTGGCCTGGCACGTCGTCATGTCGGGCGGCCCGGTCGACGACGATGCCGTGACCACGCTGACCACGGCCGTACGGGAACTGTCGTCGTCGGCCCCCGACGCGGCCGCGGACCTGGCCCAGCGGGTCGCCGGACTGCTGCCCGCGCACGACCCCCGCCGCATCACCCTGCTGACCGACGCCGCCGAGTATCTGGGCAGGACCCGCCGGGTCCACGAGGCGCTCGACCTGGTCGACGCCACTCTGCCGGAAGGCCTCGAACCGCTCCAGGAGGCGAACCTGCGCCTGGTGGCCGCCGAGATCCACCAGGCCGCCGGCGACGACGCCGCCGCGATGACCCACCTCCAGCAGGCCCTGGACCTTCCCGCGCTGCCGTCCGACCTGCGCGTCCGGCTGCTGAAGACCAAGGCCACGGGCCATGTGTACCTCGGAGACATCACCGCCGCCGAGCAGACCGGTCCCTGGCTGGTCGAGGCCTCGTATCGCAGCCATGACCCGGCCGTCGTCGTCAGCGCCATGGTGTTCCAGTCGCAGACGTCCTTCTACCGAGGGCGCCTGGCCCGCGCCCTCGAGCTCGCCGAGGAAGCCACCCGACGCGCCGGCACCCAGTCCGCCGCGCTCTACCTGCGCCCCCCACGGATCCCGGCGTTGTGGCTGGCGACCGTACTCACCGCCACCGACCGGCTCGCGGACACCGAGCGGATTCTGCGGGAGGGACAGCGCGAAGCGGAGGCGCTGGGCCTGGGCTGGTCACTACCCCTCTGGCATGCCGCCCGTGCCTGCGCACTCCTCGAACAGGGAGCGCTGGACGACGCGGCCGTGGAGGCCGAGGCCAGCCTGATGGTGGCGGCCGAACTCGAGATCACGCTGCCGAACCCGCAGGCCCGCTCCGTACTGGCGTTGGTGGAGATCAGACGCGGTGACCTCACCAAGGCCAGGGACCACCTACGCGCCGCCGACACCGTTTTCGGCACGAACACGACGCAGCGGTACGGCCCTTGGGTGTCTCTCGCGCGCGCCGGAGTGGCGGACGCGGAGGGCGAGAACGGCGCGGCGGCGGCGGCAGTCACGGCAGGCTTCCAGAGCCCTGAGCCGGCGCGGCTGCTGGCGGTACCCCCGTCCCACTGGCCGGGGATCGTGCGCATCGCGCTCCGCGGCGAGGACCCGTCGCTCGCGCGGGCCGTGTCCGGCGCGCTGCGCGGTCTGGTCGCACAGGACGAGAGCCGGCAGATCATCGGGGCGGTCCGCGCCCATGTGGACGGCCTGCTCCACGGCGACCCCCGTGCGCTGGAGTCCGCCATCACCGGCTACCGGAGCGCGGGCAGGCCGTTGGCCCTGGCAGCGGCCTGCGAGGACCTCGGCGAACTCCTGGCGGGATCGGCCGGCACGACACCGGCGATCCCGTACTTCGAGGAAGCCGGCCGGCTGGCAGCGGCCTCGGGAGCCGGGCGCGACCAGGAACGGATCAGGGGGCGCCTGCGCCGGCTCGGCGTGCGCACCGCCCCCGTGCGGATCCACACAGCCGGCCCCCCGGGCCTGGGAAGCCTGACCGAATCCGAGCGGAAACTGATCCCGCTCGTCGTCGAGGGCCTCACCAACCGGGCGATGGCCGACAAGTTGTACGTGTCCGTGCACACCGTCAACACGCATATGAAGCACATCTTCACCAAGCTCGGCATCAACTCGCGGGTCGAACTGACCCGACTGGCGATCGAGGGGGCCATCAGCCCCGACGGAGCCGACTGA
- a CDS encoding 4-hydroxyphenylacetate 3-hydroxylase family protein produces the protein MRTGKEYLAALNDGRKVWVGDELVDNVATHPKTRAYAQSLAAFYDLHHRPDLQDAMTFVDEDGVRRSMTWFEHRSKEDLRRKRHYLETVQRELGGGAIPRTPDVNNYVLLTYVDDPEPWSSQSVGTGGRDLTEGILDFWNVVRDGDLNATPAFVDPQADRSRDSAQAESPALRVVATSDEGITVRGVKAISTGAAFGDWIHIGVFYRPGIVAEQIIYGAVKPDTPGVTIICRESNVHDGEEIEHPLASQGDELDSVIVFEDVFIPWNRVFHIGNPQHAALYPQRVFDWLHYHSLVRAMVKAELMLGLALLITEHIGTYQLPPVQARVARFAGFHQTLKAHTVGSEDEGFFTPGGIFKPNVLMFDFGRAYYIEHITDMVHELLDLAGRSALIYPTEGQWQQPELRPWLEALQTGPVGRPYDRLKISRVIRDMFLSDWGGRISTFENFNGTPLLAIRSLTMKRAEMSPSGSMADLARKVCGIESVSDEQETVYTAQANYARRQDASRPDAS, from the coding sequence GTGCGTACAGGCAAGGAATACCTGGCAGCGCTGAACGACGGCCGCAAGGTGTGGGTGGGTGACGAGCTCGTCGACAACGTGGCCACGCACCCGAAGACCAGGGCGTACGCCCAGAGCCTCGCGGCCTTCTACGACCTGCACCACCGCCCGGATCTCCAGGACGCCATGACGTTCGTGGACGAGGATGGCGTCCGGCGGTCCATGACGTGGTTCGAGCACCGTTCCAAGGAGGACCTGCGGCGTAAGCGCCACTACCTGGAGACGGTGCAGCGGGAACTCGGCGGCGGGGCGATCCCGCGTACGCCGGACGTCAACAACTACGTCCTGCTGACCTACGTCGACGACCCGGAGCCGTGGAGCAGCCAGTCCGTCGGGACCGGCGGGAGGGACCTCACCGAGGGGATCCTCGACTTCTGGAACGTGGTGCGGGACGGAGACCTCAACGCGACCCCGGCCTTCGTCGACCCCCAGGCGGACCGCTCGCGCGATTCCGCCCAGGCCGAGTCGCCCGCCCTGCGGGTGGTCGCCACGTCGGACGAGGGCATCACCGTGCGGGGTGTGAAGGCGATCAGCACCGGCGCGGCTTTCGGCGACTGGATCCACATCGGCGTCTTCTACCGACCCGGAATCGTCGCGGAACAGATCATCTACGGGGCGGTGAAGCCCGACACCCCCGGGGTCACCATCATCTGCCGGGAGAGCAACGTCCACGACGGTGAGGAGATCGAGCACCCGCTCGCCTCGCAAGGTGACGAACTGGACAGCGTCATCGTGTTCGAGGACGTGTTCATCCCCTGGAACCGCGTCTTCCACATCGGCAACCCCCAGCACGCGGCGCTGTACCCGCAACGTGTCTTCGACTGGCTGCACTACCACTCGCTGGTGCGTGCGATGGTGAAGGCCGAGCTGATGCTCGGCCTGGCCCTGCTGATCACCGAGCACATCGGCACGTACCAGCTGCCGCCGGTCCAGGCCCGGGTCGCCCGGTTCGCCGGCTTCCACCAGACGCTCAAGGCGCATACGGTCGGTTCCGAGGACGAGGGGTTCTTCACTCCCGGCGGCATCTTCAAGCCGAACGTCCTGATGTTCGACTTCGGGCGCGCGTACTACATCGAGCACATCACCGACATGGTCCACGAGCTCCTCGACCTGGCCGGTCGTTCCGCGCTCATCTACCCGACCGAGGGACAGTGGCAGCAGCCTGAACTGCGGCCGTGGCTGGAGGCGTTGCAGACCGGGCCGGTCGGCAGGCCCTACGACCGGCTGAAGATCAGCCGAGTGATCCGCGACATGTTCCTGTCCGACTGGGGCGGCCGCATCAGCACCTTCGAGAACTTCAACGGCACGCCTCTGCTCGCCATCCGGAGTCTCACCATGAAGCGTGCCGAGATGTCCCCGAGCGGCAGCATGGCCGACCTCGCGCGCAAGGTCTGCGGCATCGAGAGCGTGAGCGACGAGCAGGAGACCGTGTACACGGCTCAGGCGAACTACGCCCGGCGCCAGGACGCCTCACGTCCGGACGCCTCCTAG